In a genomic window of Rhopalosiphum maidis isolate BTI-1 chromosome 4, ASM367621v3, whole genome shotgun sequence:
- the LOC113558316 gene encoding LOW QUALITY PROTEIN: uncharacterized protein LOC113558316 (The sequence of the model RefSeq protein was modified relative to this genomic sequence to represent the inferred CDS: inserted 6 bases in 6 codons), whose product MKTVSQNILNIESKTTEIIKHELITDKIELTKSDSKDSIKSIASEKDVKVLLTDDNDQKDPTTDKVELTKSDSKETIKLTSVEKDIPESLKTDSVLDKITIEKSDTVKDDIKTESQKIINIESNTTEIIKHEIITDKIELTKSDSKDSIKSIASELDLKGLLTDDKDRTIPKTDKIELTKSDSKDSIKSIASEKDGKVLLTDDKDQKDPTTDKIKLSKSDSKDSITSYSSELDLKGLLTDDKDHTIPKTDKIELTKSDSKDSIKSIASEKDVKVLLTDDKNQKDPTTDKIELTKSDSKETIKLTPVEKDIPESLKTDSVLDKITIEKSDTIIDDMKTESQKIINIESNTTEIIKHEIITDKIELTKSDSKDSLKSIASELDLKVLLTDDKYHKIPKTDKIELTKSDLNDSTKSITSEKELIGLLTDDNDRKEPTTDKIKFSKSDLKDSTKSIASEKDLKGLSKIITVDKFDLCKPDSKELIKFNPVEKNLPKTLLDDATMIKPTLEKSDTSKLDTSDMSQKLINNETKSSEIFTREIFTSKPLSESTVVTKFVSNDLICSENNFDEIVISNPENFSNSNLKLCDSLDPDISLDIHRNKFDVSYFDNVATSSNSYQFDTKTISETKNTTLLSEINNSVSSHLSSNEYNNDSFVINDDHGSTEISCLDNLEVSTSTSVGRDISLNNLRDTLFEKSSIELSDNLCEFMNVTSTTLDHFEFDHSLNDSENGENRSVKLKTEEKTGFYNSNVSNEFIENTLLHHKLKNVDFLEKSSDSSTKPETDSTLSNNSVDVIHSNTKAKNVSKKSYGLRKSDITMSGFSSSKKAKDLDSLKNEYIKKNTKSKEIVKPESIGVTRSSSLRSYTSTISKSSMASNKSKVTRSESTKTIRSSFESKTSMHNVSVSSQKRFSSSKSNLIKSSSTLRTKTDTELTDFKSFNSSKKITQNILSSLGSEIETVDNSECKSSTFISKNQTLNQSFTKKSNIRQEFNPESKNNQKLRENVTSIKVATSTKISNESSTKSITTVNKKNYSKINQLSNTKLLDSKRSTSNILTNVLHPPLESQGTYNKLPVTNKMLNKKFNKPEIEKYRKTTVNEKLKNKQVLEVPETSPKSKLKSYMASTESRNRKLENISHVHNKTSDVSTKYQRIIFDKQKKVPTSPSRIPIKDNSNKITTKKNLSLLDTRSASVSDPRVLSAPSQRSGFDFMSSPRKISPTSLPVSPAHRCLKADKKISSVLITSEVFSSSSDRVSSVELVYEQPKRSSCSSMSEQQPASITESVSLDDEETTHSSTSDTNRDSEINSNIFDDSSIELNLVLNNSTQFSLFNEMSEESKKNLPQIAITAYESNEEDIEVTNLLNGANEQNNIKIQEPRSVSPKPTRHKSRIILKSPITTHLQKSLSPCLSDLNSYTDVEVISDSDDEKYYIRTPNLSPGPIDYFILTDVEDLSEDEGYEKNNKVIDELTDIEHFTDDKGIINEVEHTAPSLESIPYFPQPHREILFHSKDGTISALSSTEQSNPIWLKSPNEEVKGFESEEEIITVEEHGDTESCFNNNNTYYHDIDVGVVESIETVKQDRCKHKYRNRVMASKKNITPEAEFGKKRYRLKNRCNSEIEESFEKRSEENKKKTLSKYMSEPTLSNVAIPKQDQNIKTNKIKNQENNTFIIHDNRNGFSISIDFQSQNSVLLSVGRDYGNLSMRWFNDGIMTGNEANQIQQQNAKSINNSERSPELTTNASNLALQNSIDKIPPKPNPRHSIDSSVTASLDEDDVNYTTKKLFWEEITKTNQPPLPKPRYSISLPIKDSKISVTNNASLELFENSFGASDNTEVPEMIKKPMTSNQTTEKTVVSEFTCLKSELLDEHIPQLETNDVKENKRLDSETEYIIKYGEESLAFENEGFQEDVFDDKITAKTEYSQGSNKKKXDTKNRSMSLPSHQTEHISSKKYIQQIKPQMEGIQMEQESSPEHKSLKSTTHQQSPSQEVLINRQIHKHIFSNELDEQIDSLIPEEKYLGLKCEKSISINSIHSSSDKISGSTSEKSITKTESAESSVLDDLPEEIKLNKVISKQSKDKNSSSLTHDHIDEIPSDTCSYIEEKEKSILQTESIDSSMIDDELHHEIENEKKMSSQIIPDRIIHTPEEHIPDTIWEVTQLGTDEQDLENIDVKDQCLFHQNFVQQVNSIESLENTKKEMTGELARTIAEQLINEIEVELTKRHDVLANLHHLMMSPDQFQQLENSGYLDMEGEDLKLKIMESVLAKKSRDQLKSISKHDTITSSIEITDEDLKSSGFEIEYEGLLKSHITEHTIPESDYEKSKTNPSNKDPGIFNEYGQSSHDEKEDYYKEANDNLIIEAYIKEQQNENDKRIESQQKDYFSGGQVDHKLMSRNYYKDTKTDVLENKIINDNDQKIETQELGSYYNSSDDNSVHDILNSSKTSDTEKGKIVNEHFVENDSHKFHSKECFEVKNKQVINGKTGNIINNEKHVDTLIKDFDDELIKEKQHSTQITDDGLEICNIDRKEYRATSCILKETVNDYKNEVTLIKEFEPCSSKSLIKQLSTESSPSKENSVHSPTSPSSSSVDIREEKRVNFDTVVLRKADSININKLSTKKPTDSSSSDSHYHSFDLTSSSRPCSSDVDGLLAGSSEYESAISVPSNEYHTAISSLSSRESMKSLDSESSGNLASVENSEASETLIASTGDLDFDQEGTNSILEDEDKIEPYEQEIPMHIIRGESLPIIAELTEMEYSCMYKTQPFSQPAINSEKNMQKMKRSHEMTFHPMPKHITSDSLSDSSSHEEKLFSSEDASMSISSTEGQAIQTVVEAMNGFPESGTCSFSFSDENTKSVETLTIQNEDECHDNDNKCVTILSSSVPTEYGISHNVCTQMTTKSEDVQKKGHRRNSSSFSKILMEDLDTIENKESIDTDALKEFKVYNQHSDHIQDVSKKKIENISSKDAHVLDXRKEIPLIHDKHNFDMHGNISDKHSFDHIDDIAESDAAFQMVPHVSPAIPASLPPTIPEDPFSEDEDDLIDNSTDTVPNIMITEHMAPLIDRGFHYPDLDLEAKELEIKSSTPQTPASISSKESSDTDQGREYIINEEYDPHEEPSWTGEEQTILENVEEIEEKESVSLSESFELVDNIEEKLVDSSEDEFVVIEEIGKEAMEEDSEGKAIQIERKTKIIHKNVSITGSPQHESDSESPGSKSQLELEFTNQKWVELQFEDDNTINEVYGYNIEYERPPLEDIKEEDTDDXQSSKVGSIGSQVSHSIDSFGSMKESFSSTPESKKYLGKSLENDNISVNSLQEFERLEQLVRIESMKAKSSGSLASTTSSSNSRKDDLSLTSLKDFETXEAACFKTELIENKALATXKSLDDEEGMFKINEIIKEAEXNLEQNEDYSEKHISEDDNLTSTESLDLKTIVTEMKVSASLEHMPNIGCVEGKQIDYDDCMNSSVSSRGFSSPIMDDHSKESSYRNSLI is encoded by the exons ATGAAAACAGTATcccaaaacatattaaatattgaatctaaaactactgaaattatcaaacatgaactaataactgataaaatagaattgactaaatctgactcgaaagattcgattaaatcaatagctagtgaaaaagacgtgaaggtattattaactgacgataaTGATCAAAAAGATCCTACAACTGATAAAgtagaattgactaaatctgactcaaaagaaacaattaaattaacatccGTTGAAAAGGACATCCCTGAAAGTCTAAAAACTGATTCAGTTctagataaaattacaatcgaAAAATCTGATACTGTTAAAGACGATATTAAAACagaatcacaaaaaataataaatattgaatctaaTACTACTGAAATTATcaaacatgaaataattactgataaaatagaattgactaaatctgactcAAAAGATTccattaaatcaatagctaGTGAACTTGACCTGAAAGGATTATTAACTGATGATAAAGATCGCACAATAccaaaaactgataaaatagaattgactaaatctgactcgaaagattcaattaaatcaatagctagtgaaaaagacggaaaggtattattaactgacgataaAGATCAAAAAGATCCtacaactgataaaataaaattgagtaaaTCTGACTCGAAAGATTCAATAACATCGTATAGTAGTGAACTTGACCTGAAAGGattattaactgacgataaAGATCACACAATAccaaaaactgataaaatagaattgactaaatctgactcgaaagattcgattaaatcaatagctagtgaaaaagacgtgaaggtattattaactgacgataaaaatcaaaaagatcctacaactgataaaatagaattgactaaatctgactcaaaagaaacaattaaattaacaccCGTTGAAAAGGACATCCCTGAAAGTCTAAAAACTGATTCAGTTctagataaaattacaatcgaAAAATCTGATACTATTATAGACGATATGAAAACAGAAtcccaaaaaataataaatattgaatctaaTACTACTGAAATTAtcaaacatgaaataataactgataaaatagaattgactaaatctgactcAAAAGATTCCCTTAAATCAATAGCTAGTGAACTTGACCTGaaagtattattaactgacgataaatatcacaaaatacctaaaactgataaaatagaattgactaaatctgactTGAATGATTCGACTAAGTCAATAACTAGTGAAAAAGAATTAAtaggattattaactgacgataaTGATCGAAAAGAACCAACAactgacaaaataaaatttagtaaatctGACTTGAAAGATTCGACTAAATCAATAGCTAGTGAAAAAGACTTGAAAggattatcaaaaataataactgttgataaatttgatttatgtaaACCTGATTcaaaagaattaattaaatttaatcctGTTGAAAAGAATTTACCTAAAACTTTATTAGACGACGCTACGATGATTAAACCCACACTCGAAAAATCTGACACTTCTAAACTTGATACTTCTGATATGTctcaaaaattgattaataatgaaaCCAAAAGTTCAGAAATCTTTACACGTGAAATATTTACCAGTAAACCTTTATCTGAATCTACTGTTGTAACAAAATTCGTCTCTAATGATTTAATCTgtagtgaaaataattttgatgaaatcgTAATAAGCAATCCTGAGAATTTTTCGAATTCTAATCTCAAATTATGTGATTCTTTAGACCCAGACATATCACTTGATATTCATAGGAATAAATTTGATGTTTCTTACTTTGATAATGTAGCTACTTCGTCAAATTCTTACCAATTTGACACTAAGACTATTTCTGAAACTAAAAACACAACTCTTTTGTCTGAGATCAATAATTCCGTTTCATCTCATTTATCttctaatgaatataataatgattcctTTGTAATTAATGATGACCATGGTAGTACTGAGATAAGTTGCttggataatttagaagttTCCACATCAACATCTGTAGGAAGAGATATatccttaaataatttaagagatACATTATTCGAAAAGTCAAGTATTGAATTAAGTGATAATCTTTGTGAGTTTATGAACGTAACATCTACAACTTTAGATCATTTTGAATTTGATCATAGTTTGAATGATTCCGAGAATGGTGAAAATAGAAGTGTAAAGCTTAAAACAGAGGAAAAAACTGGTTTTTATAATTCCAACGTTAGTAatgaatttatagaaaatactttattacatcataaattgaaaaatgttgacTTTCTTGAAAAGTCCTCCGACAGTAGTACTAAACCTGAAACTGATAGTACTCTATCAAATAATTCAGTTGATGTTATTCATAGTAATACAAAAGcgaaaaatgtaagtaaaaaatCGTATGGACTTCGAAAATCAGATATTACAATGTCAGGCTTCAGTTCTTCTAAAAAAGCAAAAGATTTAGATAgtcttaaaaatgaatatattaaaaagaatactAAATCAAAAGAAATTGTCAAACCCGAAAGTATTGGAGTTACACGTAGTTCTTCATTACGTTCTTATACATCTACAATATCCAAATCATCTATGGCATCtaataaatcaaaagttaCGAGATCTGAAAGTACAAAAACTATTCGTTCATCTTTTGAATCCAAAACATCGATGCATAATGTTAGTGTATCGAGTCAAAAAAGATTTTCTAGTTCCAAatccaatttaataaaatcttcaAGTACTTTAAGAACAAAAACTGATACTGAATTGACAGATTTCAAATCATTTAActcttctaaaaaaataacacaaaatattttatcatctcTTGGATCTGAAATTGAAACGGTAGATAACAGTGAATGCAAATCTTCAACTTTCATATCTAAGAACCAAACTTTAAATCAGTCATTTACAAAGAAATCAAATATTCGTCAAGAATTTAATCCTGaaagtaaaaacaatcaaaaattacGTGAAAATGTAACTTCAATAAAAGTTGCAACTTCAACTAAAATATCAAACGAATCATCAACAAAATCAATTACTaccgtaaataaaaaaaactattcaaaaattaatcaactTTCAAATACTAAACTATTAGATTCAAAACGTTCaacaagtaatattttaacaaatgttttaCATCCACCACTTGAATCACaaggtacatataataaattaccagtcacaaataaaatgttaaataaaaaatttaataaaccagaaatagaaaaatatcgtaaaacaactgtaaatgaaaaattaaaaaataaacaagtgtTGGAAGTACCCGAAACTTCTCCCAAATCTAAACTAAAAAGTTATATGGCGTCTACTGAATCTCGCAAtagaaaacttgaaaatatttctcatGTTCACAATAAAACATCTGATGtttcaacaaaatatcagcgtataatatttgataagcaAAAAAAAGTTCCCACGTCTCCATCAAGAATACCTATTAaagataattcaaataaaattacaactaaAAAGAATTTGTCACTTTTGGATACACGATCAGCATCTGTTTCGGACCCAAGAGTCTTAAGTGCTCCGTCACAAAGAAGTGGTTTTGACTTTATGTCTTCACCTAGAAAAATAAGTCCAACATCATTACCAGTAAGTCCGGCTCACAGGTGTTTAAAGgctgataaaaaaatcagttcAGTATTAATTACATCAGAAGTCTTCTCAAGCTCCTCGGATCGAGTTTCATCGGTAGAATTAGTATATGAGCAACCAAAACGTTCTTCTTGTTCATCAATGTCCGAACAACAACCTGCTTCTATAACAGAATCAGTATCATTAGATGATGAGGAAACTACTCATTCTTCAACCTCAGACACCAATCGAGATTCCGAG ATAAACTCAAACATTTTTGACGATTCATCAATAGAATTGAATTTAGTTTTGAACAATTCAActcaattttcattatttaatgaaatgtcAGAAGAAAGCAAAAAAAACTTACCCCAGATTGCAATAACTGCATATGAGTCTAATGAGGAAGATATTGAAGTGACAAATCTATTAAATGGAGCTAAtgagcaaaataatattaagatacaaGAACCACGATCAGTTTCTCCTAAACCGACCAGACATAAATCaagaattatattgaaatcacCCATTACAACACATTTACAAAAGTCACTTTCTCCTTGTTTGTCAGATTTGAATAGCTATACAGATGTTGAAGTAATATCAGATTCAGATGatgaaaagtattatattcgaACTCCTAATCTTTCGCCAGGACCTATAGATTATTTCATTCTGACAGATGTCGAAGACTTAAGTGAAGATGAAGgatatgaaaaaaacaataaggtTATAGATGAGCTTACTGATATTGAACATTTCACTGATGATAAAGGTATAATCAATGAAGTCGAACACACAGCACCCTCTTTAGAATCAATACCTTATTTTCCACAGCCACACAGAGAAATTTTGTTTCACTCAAAAGATGGGACAATAAGTGCATTATCATCAACGGAACAATCAAACCCTATTTGGCTCAAATCCCCAAACGAAGAAGTTAAAGGTTTTGAATCCGAAGAAGAAATTATAACAGTTGAAGAACACGGAGACACagaatcatgtttcaataacaataatacatattaccaTGATATAGATGTAGGCGTAGTGGAATCTATAGAAACTGTCAAACAAGATCgatgtaaacataaatatagaaatcGAGTAATggcatcaaaaaaaaatataacacctGAAGCAGAATTTGGTAAAAAACGATATCGATTAAAAAATCGATGTAATTCAGAGATAGAAGAAAGTTTTGAAAAACGTTcggaagaaaataaaaaaaaaacattatcaaaATACATGTCTGAACCCACTCTAAGCAATGTGGCGATTCCTAAACaagatcaaaatattaagacaaataaaatcaaaaaccaagaaaataatacatttataatacatgacAACAGAAATGGTTTTAGTATTTCTATTGATTTTCAAAGTCAAAATTCGGTATTATTAAGCGTTGGTAGGGATTACGGAAATTTATCAATGAGATGGTTTAATGATGGAATAATGACAG ggaATGAAGCTAATCAAATCCAACAACAAAATGCaaagtctataaataattctg AGCGCAGCCCAGAATTAACAACTAACGCCAGCAACTTAGCACTACAAAACTCCATAGATAAAATCCCACCTAAACCAAATCCTAGACATTCCATTGACAGTAGTGTTACGGCTTCTTTAGATGAAGATGATGTAAactatacaacaaaaaaactattttgggAAGAAATAACCAAAACTAATCAACCTCCGCTACCAAAACCTAGATATAGTATTTCATTACCAATAAAAGATTCAAAAATATCTGTAACGAACAATGCTTCTTTAGAACTCTTCGAAAATTCATTCGGTGCTTCTGATAATACAGAAGTGCCTGAAATGATCAAAAAACCAATGACAAGTAACCAAACTACAGAAAAAACTGTAGTTTCTGAGTTCACTTGTCTGAAGTCGGAATTACTCGATGAACATATACCACAACTAGAAACAAATGatgttaaagaaaataaacgaTTAGATTCTGaaactgaatatattattaaatatggagAAGAATCATTAGCATTTGAAAATGAAGGGTTTCAAGAAGATGTTTTTGATGATAAAATTACCGCTAAAACGGAATATTCTCAgggttcaaataaaaaaa tagacacaAAAAATAGATCAATGTCATTACCATCTCATCAAACTGAACATATTTCCTCTAAAAAGTATATTCAGCAAATTAAACCACAAATGGAAGGTATACAAATGGAACAAGAATCCTCACCTGAACATAAATCTTTGAAATCTACAACACATCAACAATCTCCAAGCCAAGAAGTTCTTATTAATCGCCAAAttcataaacacattttttctaaTGAATTAGACGAGCAAATAGATTCATTAATAccagaagaaaaatatttaggtttaaaatgtgaaaaaagtatttcaataaactCAATACATTCGTCATCTGATAAAATTTCTGGAAGTACAAgtgaaaaatcaattacaaaaacCGAATCTGCTGAATCATCTGTTCTTGATGATTTACcagaagaaattaaattaaacaaagtcATTTCGAAACAATCAAAAGACAAAAATTCATCAAGTTTAACTCACGATCATATTGATGAAATTCCTTCTGACACTTGTTCGTATAttgaagaaaaagaaaaatccaTTTTACAAACTGAATCAATTGACTCTTCAATGATTGATGACGAATTACATCATGAAAtagaaaacgaaaaaaaaatgagttcaCAAATCATACCAGATCGTATTATTCACACTCCAGAAGAACACATTCCAGATACAATATGGGAAGTTACACAGCTCGGAACAGATGAACAAGATTTAGAGAACATTGATGTCAAAGATCAATGTCTTTTCCATCAAAATTTTGTTCAACAAGTTAATTCTATAGAATCTCttgaaaacacaaaaaaagaaatgacTGGAGAATTGGCAAGAACTATAGctgaacaattaattaatgaaattgaaGTTGAGCTTACAAAACGTCACGATGTGTTGGCCAATTTACATCATTTAATGATGTCACCTGATCAATTTCAACAACTAGAAAACAGTGGTTATTTAGATATGGAAGGAGaagatttgaaattaaaaattatggaaTCAGTATTAGCAAAAAAATCCAGGGaccaattaaaaagtatatcaaAACATGATACAATTACTTCAAGCATTGAAATTACAGATGAAGATTTAAAAAGTAGTGGTTTTGAAATCGAATACGAAGGATTATTAAAATCGCATATCACTGAGCATACTATTCCAGAAAGTGATTAcgaaaaatctaaaacaaatcCCTCCAATAAAGACCCgggtatatttaatgaatatggaCAATCTTCACATGATGAAAAAgaagattattataaagaggcaaacgataatttaattattgaagcatatataaaagaacaacaaaatgaaaatgataaacgaatagaatctcaacaaaaagattatttttcggGTGGACAGGTTGATCATAAATTAATGTCTCGTAATTACTACAAAGATACTAAAACTGATgttcttgaaaataaaataattaatgataatgatcAAAAAATAGAAACACAAGAACTTGGGTCATATTACAATTCCAGTGATGATAATAGTGTACACGATATTCTTAATTCGAGTAAAACGTCAGATACTGAAAAGGGAAAAATAGTCAATGAACATTTTGTAGAAAATGATAGTCATAAATTTCACTCTAAAGAATGTTTTgaagtgaaaaataaacaagtcATAAATGGGAAGactggaaatattattaacaatgaaaaacacGTTGATACATTGATAAAAGATTTCGATGATGAAttgataaaagaaaaacaacaCTCGACACAAATCACAGATGATGGATTGGAAATCTGTAATATAGACAGAAAAGAATACCGAGCAACATCTTGTATTTTGAAAGAAACTGTGAACGATTATAAAAACGaagtaacattaataaaagaatTCGAGCCATGTTCATCAAAGTCACTGATCAAACAATTAAGCACGGAATCTTCTCCTTCAAAAGAAAATTCTGTACACTCACCAACTTCCCCATCATCATCTTCGGTTGATATTCGTGAAGAAAAACGAGTGAATTTTGACACCGTTGTCCTAAGAAAAGCTGattctattaatataaataaattatcaacaaaaaaaccTACAGATTCCAGTTCAAGTGATAGCCATTATCATTCATTTGATCTCACGTCATCTAGCAGACCATGTTCGTCAGATGTGGATGGGCTTTTAGCTGGATCTTCTGAATATGAATCTGCAATTTCAGTACCATCAAATGAGTATCACACAGCAATAAGTTCACTGAGCTCAAGAGAATCAATGAAATCTCTAGATTCAGAAAGCTCTGGAAACCTTGCTTCAGTGGAAAACAGTGAAGCATCTGAAACACTTATTGCATCAACTGGAGATTTAGATTTTGACCAAGAAGGTACAAACTCAATTTTAGAAGATGAAGATAAAATAGAACCATACGAACAAGAAATACCTATGCATATAATTAGAGGAGAATCCTTACCAATTATAGCAGAGCTAACTGAAATGGAGTACAGTTGCATGTATAAAACTCAACCATTTTCTCAGCCAGCTATTAATAGTgaaaaaaacatgcaaaaaATGAAAAGATCACATGAAATGACTTTTCATCCTATGCCGAAACATATAACTAGTGACAGCTTATCCGATTCGTCATCACatgaagaaaaattattttctagtgAAGATGCTAGTATGAGTATATCAAGTACAGAAGGCCAAGCAATTCAAACTGTTGTTGAAGCAATGAATGGATTTCCTGAATCTGGAACATGCAGTTTTAGTTTCAGcgatgaaaatacaaaatctgTTGAAACTTTGACTATACAAAATGAAGATGAATGTCATGACAATGACAACAAATGTGTAACAATTCTATCATCCTCAGTACCAACAGAATATGGTATTAGCCATAATGTATGTACTCAAATGACTACAAAGTCAGaagatgtacaaaaaaaaggaCACCGAAGAAATAGTAGTTcatttagtaaaatactaaTGGAAGATTTGGATACTATCGAAAACAAAGAAAGTATAGATACAGATGCATTGaaagaatttaaagtttataaccaACATTCAGACCATATTCAAgatgtatctaaaaaaaaaattgaaaatatatcatcAAAAGATGCACATGTTTTGG TTAGAAAAGAAATTCCTTTAATACATGATAAACACAATTTTGATATGCATGGAAATATATCTGATAAACACAGTTTTGATCATATTGATGATATTGCCGAATCTGATGCCGCTTTTCAAATGGTACCTCATGTATCACCAGCAATACCCGCTTCTTTACCGCCCACAATACCAGAGGATCCCTTTTCAGAAGATGAGGATGATTTAATAGACAATTCTACAGATACGGTtcctaatattatgataacagaACATATGGCTCCTTTGATTGATCGAGGTTTTCATTACCCTGACTTAGACCTAGAAGCTAAGGAACTCGAAATCAAATCATCAACCCCACAAACTCCTGCATCAATTAGTAGTAAAGAATCATCAGATACAGATCAGGGTAgagaatacataataaatgaaGAGTATGACCCACATGAAGAACCTTCATGGACTGGTGAGGAACAAACAATTCTTGAAAATGTTGAAGAAATAGAAGAAAAAGAATCTGTTTCTTTAAGTGAATCTTTCGAATTAGTTGataatattgaagaaaaactTGTAGACAGCTCAGAAGATGAATTTGTAGTTATAGAAGAAATAGGAAAAGAAGCTATGGAAGAAGATTCTGAAGGAAAagcaatacaaattgaaagaaaaactaaaatcattcataaaaatgtaagcaTCACTGGTTCACCTCAACATGAATCAGACTCTGAAAGTCCAGGATCAAAAAGTCAACTTGAATTAGAATTTACAAATCAAAAATGGGTGGAACTTCAATTTGAAGATGACAACACTATAAATGAAGtatatggatataatatagagtatGAAAGACCCCCTCTTGAAGATATCAAAGAAGAAGATACAGACG TGCAAAGCAGTAAAGTTGGGAGTATTGGCAGTCAAGTCAGTCATTCAATTGATAGTTTTGGCAGCATGAAAGAATCGTTTAGCAGCACTCCAGAAAGCAAAAAATACTTAGGAAAATCgttagaaaatgataatatatctgtGAATTCCCTACAAGAATTTGAAAGGTTAGAACAGTTGGTAAGAATCGAATCAATGAAAGCTAAGTCTTCGGGATCTTTAGCATCTACTACAAGTTCTTCTAATAGTAGAAAggatgatttatcattaactTCTCTCAAAGATTTTGAAA TAGAAGCAGCTTGTTTTAAAACTGAGTTAATTGAAAACAAGGCTTTAGCTA GAAAATCATTAGATGACGAAGAGGGGatgtttaaaatcaatgaaataatCAAAGAAGCTG ATAACTTAGAACAAAACGAAGATTATTCTGAAAAACATATATCAGAAGATGATAATTTAACTAGTACAGAATCTCTTgacttaaaaacaattgttactGAAATGAAAGTGTCAGCTTCTCTGGAGCATATGCCAAATATAGGGTGTGTTGAAGGGAAACAAATTGATTATGATGACTGCATGAACTCAAGTGTTTCAAGTCGTGGTTTTAGTAGTCCAATTATGGATGACCATTCTAAAGAGTCATCATACAGAAACAGTTTAATTTAG